ttccacaccttgatctttgatctaaacgtaAATCAAATAGTCTTATCTTCtataggaagattggtatcaaaagtcttcacttcggctgaagtaactcttaggctgtataagacgtcagctaagggaatcaagtgcgtagaaccttgcgaggttcaagagacgtaaaaagCGCGACTGTAATTGaacgcttggagggtggattcagtctcaactaaattccagtccgaagtatgatagtaggatagtgtctgtagtggcttaatacagtgtagtattCAATATtgacgaggtcccgaggtttttctgctattgtggtttcctcgtaaacaaaatttctggtgtcttatgtttttcccattcacaattatgttttttatctttataattggatcaCAGGTTTATACGTATTCAATCTACGTGGATAATTCCTCTCAATTATAATCGGTTACGAGACTAGtctcttgtagaattcgtatcttaaaagatagataacaagtttaactacttggcagaattccgaatgaattatttggatacgactagattgatattggatattgatttttgagatcatccaagtactcttcttaacaatcaggttcacgtaccttgtgtctatatacatactgatcgagtagaggttgagatattaactctatacatattgtcaaggatcattaagttggtcttctTGAAATTgtgttaagttttgtctatacaggttttCGAACGAAAAAGtagggtgtatttggtatccttTGTGTTTTTATCATCGATTAAGACTCATAGTCTAACTAGGTCAAAGATTGACCATATAAAATACATCTGCAAAGCATACTTTCACATGAAACATcaattcatgtcacatggggggatattactagggttttggtctggcggcctacaacatgtgCGATGTGTGGCACATCCACGATGAGAGTTGTGATAAGTCGTGATGGCAGTTAAAGGAAAAAGTGGAATAGTGGATGGTCAATCAACTAAGTCTTCCACGGAAAGTTAAAGTGGTTTTGTCATGTTATCCCACTTTCCCATTCTTTCACTTCcttcaactgtcaccacttaCAGGAAATCGATGTGCTGCAATAAATAGGTTCCGGAACCTATAACTTGATAAGAACATAAGACTCAATATACAATCAATTATCAAATACTTTCAGAATATTTCTCTCGTCTACACAGAGAATCATCTTTAAAGCAGTTCAATACATCACATCATCAATCGCTCAATCTCCATTGATATTCACACATTCTCAGCTTCCTTCCCTACATACCGACCCTTCTCTTCCTACTCTTGTGGCCGAATTGAACATGGAGcgggcattgtcttggtttaggccagggttctACAGATTAGTCTCTTGAAGTCAAAGTACtatcgtgcagtacatttgtttaaaggttcagGCGATTTGCTACTTTGAGCATTTGCTTTATCGAGCACTTGCATCCTCCACCATTTTTTACCAGAAAACCAGCAGatcgtttttacccacaaacactaGCTAATTTACTAGTCGTCAAGGTTATAGTTTCACAAGCATGACGACTAATAGCAACAATGGACACAAGAAACATTGGATTTTGGCAGTTGTTGGTCATCAGGGTCGAAAATGTATCAAAGTAATGGCCATAACCTAGTCGGCAAGCTAGATTTTCAAAACCTTGATGACTAACTACAAAatgaaacacaagaaaaacaagttttAGACAATCATTAGTCAACATGATTTAGATTTTCATAACCTGACGACTAGTCCTAGTCGTCAAGGTTTTCGAATGAATACTATGACGACCCTGCGAATATTACTTTCAGAGATGAAAATTTGTCATGATATTCATCTCAGGAAGATGACGACTAAAAGTAAACATGAAAAGTCGTCGAGGTAGACAAAGAGATACCTTGACAACCACATAATTGCGATTCAACAATTTCGATTTTTCATATCTAATTCGACATTTAAACAATACTGGATTGGTTTTATGTAATCGCTTACTCTCTCAATTTCGTCatttcttcagtttcttcactTTCATAGATTTCTTCTTCACCTACTTACTTTTTTCTTTCCCATTTGTATTGTTGCATAGTCTTTCCAATCTTAGGATCATCACGATTAGGTTTTCTATATTGTATTTCATATGCTTCTGCATGTCTgaagattaatcgacgatgaaattttcCAATCCACGATTATGAcaaattaatcgacgagttttctttCGTTTGGAAACGATAAAAATAATGGAGAGGGATGGAGAGGACGTTAGGATATagtaggaagaagaagatgatataaAATTGATATTACCAATGTGTTAGTTTTAATTAGAATCTTTAAAGGTAATTTTGTAACTTTACAATTTTTAACTCCCCTCGACTTTCCTTCTAAATCCATTTAAATTTATGTATACCTCAATCAGGTTGGAATACCCCAGTTCAACGAGTTAATTAATTAAGAACTTTTTGGTCATTAACAAATATAGTTGGACAAAAAGTTTTTTATTTGACTACAACATTATCCCTCTGTTATCATATGATGACCTCATATAATTTAGTAGGCCTAGTCGTACCAAATTGCTTAACAAGTAGTAAAAATAAATAGAACAAATGAAAATACTTGGTGTGTTAGTCATGGACCGTGGAGATTAACATCTTGTTTGTTTTTCCTGACTCATCCGAGTTATCTGATTCTGACTCGTCGAGATTTAGTTGATATCACATGACTCATCTGAATTTGActtaatatgtttgttttttaagtcacatctgactcaaaaatatgcgAATCAGTGACTTGGTTCCATAAATCAAGGATATTTTATTCCCTGATTCAAATGAGTCTGAATCAGAGTCAGATCGCGAGCCAAATCtgactcaaaataaaaaacatcGGACTCTAGCCAAGGGAAAGGAGTTGGCAAAAAAGCAAACGCTACGCCTTACAAATTGGATTATTACCATGATACCCTTCGCTCACCGGACATAGCACTCAGCCAATAATAATGTACAGCAAGCAGTTAAACACGCCTTAGAAAAAAAAGTAAAGGAGAGAGTGAAAGAGAAGGGaatagaagagagagaaagtagtgtctgtgtgtgtgtgagagagagagagaggggggggggggggggggggggggggaaatgGAAGAAGCAGCAAATAATAGTAATAGTCCggctcaacaacagcaacagcagcagcaccaacaaCAACTAATGAAGATGCATAAACAACAGCTTCTTTATCAACATTATCaacaacaattacaacaacaaaatcaattcTCAAATCAAAATCAAGCTATTTCTCGATTTCCATCAAACATTGATGCTCATTTAAGACCATTAGGaagtcttcaacagcagcagcagcaacagcaacaacgtTCAATTAatcttcagcagcaacagcaacagcagcagcaaataCAACAACAGGGTtcaaaccctaaccctaatttgaATGTCAATGTTAAtctgcaacagcagcagcaaaaagtAGTAAGTAGACAAGGGCAACAAGCAGAACTAGAAATGGCTTATCAGGATGCTTGGCGGGTGTGTCACCCTGATATCAAACGCCCCTTTTCTTCCCTTGAAGATGCATGTGAAAGGTTtgggtttcttcttctccttttagGGTTTTATCCAAGATTCGAACTTTTTTATGTTAATGTGTCTTGTTTGTAATTGATTTCTGATTTCAAAGTGAAATCCACGGCTCAGTGTTGAATTACTTGATATAAAACATGGAGGGAAAGTGAATTTCTGGAACATAGGTACCAAATAGGCCTCAATTAGTTGTACATTATTACCAAGCTTGTAACTTTCCAACAATATTTTAGGTCTGGCATATTGATCAGGACAAAATAATTAGGTATTTCCATTCTTAACACCCATAGATCATAACAATGATCATCATTGCCTCCTTTAAACCAATCTTTTTTGGTATTTACTGTCTTACATCACAGAaccaaacaaaactaagaaataaATTTGTAATTTTAGTTTATAGCAAAAAAGGAAGAAAGAGGAAACTGAATATGGATTGTTGAGTGCAAACCTGCGGTTTACTAAGTGTCAAACACAGGTTGCTCATAGGATATACACAGCATCAAACAATCGTTCTTTTTCTAATATCTAGGTTGACTGATCATTTGTTCATTCAATGCTCATCAAGTTGTTACTTAATATTCTTCCGGAGTCTGGCGCAAAATAAATTAAGATCTCAGTTTCCTGTCTTTTGCTCATATATATCTCTAAATTGGTGCCTAGAATTCCAAATTTGCCTCTTtcttagatgatttaataacatatACCTGTGGCAACAAGGACTTGATATCATTTTGTATAAGCTCGACCTTGTTTCTTTGTTTGTCTTGTTTacaataatatattttgagtgagGAACAGGGCAGGGTATACTAGAATAGATACTGCATTTCAATAGAGTTGGAATTGCGGTTTTAACCACTTCACTGAAAATAAAGGAGCTTGATGAGTTATGTAATCTTTTGGAGTGTTGTTGGTAAGAGTTTAAGGCTTTGCAGTTTTGAGACTTTTTGGTACCTTGGGTGTTTCAGCAGTCTGTATTTTGCTTTTCAAACACTGATTGCTTCCATTctctttatttttcattttcttttcattaTACACAAGAGGAATGAGGATATTTTGGCAGTTCTTTTTCATAGGGAATATGTAAGGCTTATGTGAAAATTAGGTAATGAGAAATTTATATCCTTGATGGACTGACCAAAGATGGGGGGTAAAAGAAGTAATGAAGCCAATATTGGTGGTAGTTCAGCCGAGTCTCCATGAAGTGGGTGTTTTTGAACCTTGGAGAATATAATGGATTATCATCTTGTTGTTGCTGTTCTAGTCTAACCTGATGTGGGCCAGATTTTTCAATATCAATTGAGAGTTAGTTTGTTTGATTTCATTCAGTCCCAACATTGACATCTCTTCTCGGAGTTCTACACTCGTAATTTGGGTTTTTGAACATTTTTCAAGGGATGTTCAACGTTACCTGTGAAACCGAACTGATGTAGTATGGAAGATATAATAAAGAGTTGAAACTAGTTTCCTCAATGATTATGAATCCATTCCATCACTTACTCTTTAGGTAAGGTCTCTGTAGCGTGTCTCAAATTGCACCTCTATACGAAGCTGTTACTTATTATTCAAACAGAGGATTTGGTATTGTTGTTACTTATTATTCAAACAGAGGTTTTGGTATTGTTTCGTAGTTAATGTAAACTGAAATTTGTTTTCCTTGAGATTTATGGGGAAGATATTCTTAGTAGTGTGCCTGAACCGAAGTTTGGTGGTAGGTTGCTAAGTTAGATGAAGTGGTCTGTTCAAGATATGCCGTTATCTACTCTTTGTAGGAGTACACAACTCTAGAAATTGGAAGGGACTCCTCAAGAATTAATTCTAGTAGGATACATGTATATATGTATTTATCCTCTTCCAGGCAGCATGGGAATGCATGCATTGCGTCGATTATGTATATAGCCATTTTTCCACCATGAAATAGAAAAACAGGTTTATGAGCAGTTTAGCATCTCCTCCCCGGATCCTCTTCCTCTGGCTGAAAGCCTGAGAGGTTCGTCAAGGTATAGCTTTTTGTATATCAGAAGTGAACATTATGTTTCTACTGGAATGTTTTGGTTGCCGTCAGCTGTGATGCTTTCTATTTAGATTCTTTGCTACCTGATGGAATAAATGGAGTTCAATGGAGTAAAGCAACTAGTTCGCTTGAAGGTTCTTTCGTTTATACGCTGGTTGGACAATAATCTGTTCCTAATTGATATGCCTTGAGGGATACAGTAGGGCTGGAACAACGTTATTTTTCTTAAAGTGCATGAAGCTCTAGCACGAGTTTAAAATTAGGTTACTTGGCTTTAAATGTTTGGATGCTGTAGTGGGTATTAAACCCTGGCTAAGAGCCACTCAGGTTTAACCTGTACGCCTTGTTGTGAACGAATATTTTGATGGTGCAAGTGCAATTGTATGTGAACTGCAACCATGATGTATTAGTCAAAGTAGGGTCCAAACAAATTTATGGTTGATCATCATTATATTAGCTCATGAATAGACGATCAAAAACTTTTGTACTTGCTAAAGTAACCTCACTGTGACAGTGTTTTCCTCGGttgttttctctcttttctctctgCTTTTCTCCAATTAATTTATTTGTTTACGCCTCTTATGAATATTTGCAGGCTACTGCCTTACCACGTGGTGGCAGACTATGAAGCTGAAGAGGATGATAGGATCCTTGATTCTGATACAACAGGTCAGATGCCCTCCCGCTCCCAGCAATGGGACCACAACATTGCAAGTAAAGTATCAGAATTTACATCTACTTTCGAGAAACAAGTCCTGGCCTTCAATATAATATCTCGTAAGCGAAGTCTAGGGGAGTTTCGGTCTGAAGAGAGATTGATGTTAGAGCAAGCCCTTCTACAAGATGAGAAACATGCTCTGTTGGAGCTAAGGGCTGAGATTGAATCCAGAGAGAAAGCCAGTCGAGATGCTGCAGAAGCTAAAATGCGAATGGCAGCCATGGTTCAAGCAGAGCATGCCCGTGTTGAAGCACAAACTCATGCGGAAATGCTTGCTCGTGCACCAATGAGAGGGAGTGCTGTTGGTTCTCAAGCTGATGAAGGTTCAGTGGGGCATGAGATGTCAGGGCATGAACAAGTAGGCCACATGGATGAGATGATTCATGGTTGGGGTAGTACGCACAGAGAGGATGATGAACCATCAGAAGATTTTCTGAATGACGAAAATGAGCCTGAAAATGGGGACACCGGAATCCAGGATGAATGGAGGGAAGTAGGAGAATTTGATTTGAATACTAGGTAATTAAGCTTAGAAATCAGATGTGAAGTTCTCAAAAATTAAAATGGAGCATAACAAAATCTATTTTAATCAGTTCTAAGGAAAAGGTGCAGGATGAGTAGAGTGACTTTGGTCATCATTAACAGAGCTCCAAATTCTTGATTGTAGATTAATTGATGTATCTGTATGTATGGATGTGATTGTAGGTTCCTGTGGCTCTTTAAATTTAAACAATGGTTCCTAGGGTGATTTCCATGTTTGAAGTTGGAGCCTTAATTGTTAATTTATCCATTTTCACCATTAAGGGGTGGATTTGATGTCATTTTTAAAACATGTCGGGTAAAAACATTTCAAGCCCTGTATTTTTGTTCTATGTTTCTCTGGCACATGTACGCAGTAACAACAATATGCATATTCGAGGGTCTTGTTAGTTCGGGTTTCTTATGTACTCCGTAAATGTTTGCTTTAATATCCCAAATTAGTTGTGTTTGGTTGTGCCAAATCATCGTGTATAAAGAGGCGTTGTGGGTTCGGTGCGCTCTCTAGTACTGTACATGTCTTCTGGTGATTGTGGGTAACTACAGTCGCAAAAAATTGCAGCCGCCGAATCTTTGCTGAGGCAGTTGGGAAGAAGCTAATTTGGTCTGCGACTACTTtggaccctagttagtaagttcgcgaatgattcacgaatcattcgcgaatttttccgtatcacgaattttaccgtacgcatcccggattattcgcgaatcgttcacgaattttacgtatcccgaatgatacgtccgcttaattcgccataaattctttagcttttacttttcaaagactccattttttgggctttactgcctcccgagcatacacgaccgaatattagacgtgttgtaatttttatgaaacaaaaatgactgaacaaatttgaaggtgaaggtgagagagatctcaaactcactaaccaagcatctaaaccaccatacgacgtcctcttggataaccaatgttgtatatattattaatatcatcatattgagtttattttttccttaaataactcacacatgcataaaaattggtctatgaccttataaatacaaattatttgttatatatagataccgaattttcagagctgAACTCACATTtacaaatcgaattatacacgtacgtatgccgttccgaattaatgacgaatcacgtcccgttgaccgaattttggaccgaatttgaattttacaaaaccgtataatactcgtacgtttgccgttccgtacgtttgccgaatcccgaattgctaactaggtttTGGACTAATAGgaagcctagttagtaagttcgcgaatgattcgcgaatcattcgcgaatttttccgtatcacgaattttaccgtcttattcgcgtacgtttgcaactccgaacccaagtcgcgtattatgtggcattcccggattattcgcgaatcgttcacgaattttacgtatcccgaatgatacgtccgcttacttcgccataaattctttagcttttacttttcaaagactccactttttgggctttactggctcccgaacatacacgaccgaatattagacgtgttgtaatttttatgaaacaaaaccgactgaagagatttgaaggtgagagagatctcaaactcactaaccaagcatctaaaccactatacgacgtccttttggataactaatgttgtatatattattaatatcatcatattgagtttattttttccttaaataactcacacatatgcataaaaattggtctatgaccttataaatacaaattatttgttatatatagataccgaattttcagagccgaactcacatttataaatcgaattatacacgtacgtatgccgttccgaattaatgacgaatcacgtcccgttgaccgaattttggaccgaatctgaattttacaaaaccgtataatactcgtacgtttgacgttccgtacgtttgccgaatcccgaattactaactaggataGGAAGGTGTCGGGCAAGGACAAACGAGGTTACGTGCCTAATCTGTATTATTGGGAGGCTTGGTGTAAGGCAGTGACTCTCACTTGGGGAACGTGCCACTAATTGGGATGACCTACCGCAtttatctttcttctttttttccaattTGATTAAGAAAGGAAGCTGTTATGTGGTCCCATGTTGAAAAATTTTCCACTTGCCTGCCATCTGCTGTATTATAAACCATACCGTCTGTTGGTTGGTTTCCTTTTCCGTAGTTGTAATGGACATCCTTTGCTTGATTTCCTTAATCATTTCAGCCATGTACCATGGTGGTTCAGGAAGAGTGATTATGAAACCAAGTAGTTTTTTTTTAATCCGTTTCGAATAGAACTTTTGGTCAGTTCCTTTCTATTGCAGTTCTGGATGCCATGAGCATGGCCCGTGTCTCGGTTACCAGGGCAGTGGTTATGCCTAAAGGGAGTGCTAACGCCATCACAACTTTCATTTCTGAATCCCTGCAAATGAAGCCTGCGCCTGCGATTCTCGTATATCCTCTGGCCGCTCCATTAGTATTGATCTTAACCCGGTCTATGTTAGAGTCGTCCCATCCTACCGgtatggttgttgttgttctgctGATGCTCGATGGATTACGGATGGTAGATCACCTGGTAACACGCTTTAGGCAGGATTTCATTTTCCCAAATGTATTACTGATAAAGTTTGAGTGCCAGTTGTGAATGCTATTGGCGATATATTAGTTCTATCCACAAGGAccagaagaaaaaacagaaataGTTAAAGGTTTAGGATGGGAGATGGGACAATTGTTTTCAGTGGTTGTCATTGTTGTTTGGGGATTTGGGGGCAGCTGGGTGGTATTTTTCTGGTTTGAACCTTGTATTTCACCTGGTCGAACAGTCCAAGTTGTATTTTAATTTTTcatattaataaaagaaaatcatcTTTTAACTCTCTTAAAAGAAAAACACGTCCCCTCATCTTTGGCCACTTGAGCCCTTAAAAAAAAACTGGACACTTCATATTCACTGGGGGAAAAGAATATGAACATCTGCACAGAAAATTAAATATCAAATTTCACGGACTAAGAGACCGAATGGATGATGGAAGACGAGAAAATTGAAACACTCTTGAGTCGCTGAATATGGCCATCAAAGAATAAATATGTAACAATAAACAGATGACTTCATACACCTCAGTATTACATAAATACAAAATACTATCATATCCCTTGATACTTAgcatctggaagaaaaaaaaacacattttCAACATCAACCGTCGAGGCAAGCCACCACGTGAGAGAAAGTTTACCATATGGAAGGTTACTGACAGGATTTGAGCACATAAGTCGTCTAAAAAGTAGAAGAAATCGTAGTTTGAGTTTTTTAGGTCTCTGGAATTTCAGGAATATCAACTGATAACAGATTTCCATTTCTAAGTCGCTCTGCTTCCTCATAAGCAAAGTCAAGACCAGGACAGTAATGAAGGGGAGGATTGAACCTGCTGTCATTAATGTCTTCTGGCAAGAATGCCCCGTTCTCTATCAGAAAGGTCACCGCTTCTCTGTTTCTTTCTTTTGCTGCAATGTGCAGAGGAGTCCCTGGTTTGACATGAAAAGGTGCCGACAGTACAGCAACACAATGAATCCCACATTTAAATTAGTAAAGAAGCAAGCACACAAAATTTGAGCATCAACATAGTACAGCGACACATGTCATATTTAGCTGACATAACAAGAAAATATAACCACACaatacaaagaaaacaaaaaaaaatgtggtAATCCATTTCTGTACATATGCTTTTGGATCGTCCAAAACAACCAACAGATGTTTATAAAAGAGGTCTCaaccaaattaaaacaaaataatccTGGAATTTGCATAAAAAGATTTTAAAAGGGTAAAATCAAGCCAAATAATCAATAAACACGAAATATATTCCCCAAGTGttgaaaaaacaagaaaatacgaCCTCCAAAGAGCAAAGAGAAAAAAGGAATGTGAAAATCGCATTTGTTGCTTTTGGATGGTCATGAACAGCCAACGAACTTTCATAAGCAATgttaaaatcaattaaaacaagaTAATCTTTCGAATTTGCAAAAACAGATccgggaaaaaaaaaaagttacgttCTAACCAACTAATCAATAACCCCCGCAAGTAAAACCCGAAGTGCAAAAAGAGCAAAAAATGTGGAAATCACTTATGTGCATATGCTTTTGGATGGTCAGAACAACCAACAGATGTTCATAACCAAGTTTTAagtcaaattaaaacaaaataatccTTGAGTTTTTATGAAGCGAtcctaaaaaattaaaaatattagtCTTGCCAACTAATTGTTAAACAAGACCATTATGTGGTTCATTGACCACAAGATTTTAGCCTGTAGGTCGTAGGGTATGGCCCGTATGGGGGCTGAATCTTAGTTGAAGGCTGAAACTAAATTTGGATCCCAACATTAACTGATGTCTAGCCAGACATCATCGACATCTTATACTCTTGTCAAAATACAGAGTTGCAGAATGGCTAAAATGCAATACTGAATATCAGTAAAAGGAAACGATAAAagatgaagaaagaaagaaaagttctATTAAATCAAGGACAAAAATTTTCTAGGCAACCATTTTAGCCAAGTAGGTGTTGCATCTATCCTTTATAAGAATCTATACACATTATAAAACAATCTTTAAGGTAAGGTCAAAATTTGAACAACCATTGTTGGACGGTTGTTCAAGTAGGAGGGCCTTAAACTTCAAGAATGATCTACTTGCGACATTTGCCACAGCCTTAGATAGAGGTTTCGATATACTTACAACCACATGCACCCTTCATTCTCGCATCAATGTCAGCTCCACGCTCAAGCAATTCATCCATAACTTTGACATGCCCACCCTGAGCCGCAAGGTGGAGAGGGGTCGCACCTTGTGCTTTAGCGCCCCATGCAGGGGTATTGACATCCATTCCTTCATCCAATAGTCGCTTCACCCGTGAAAGAAATATGATAAGAATATAGATAATCAGTACAACACACTCATAGTCTAAAAGCCAGGTTTTGCACCAAATGCAGAGACAAAAGAATCAATCAGACGGTATTGCCTTATTCGAGTTTTggaataaataagataaaaaccCTATCTTCCAAGGAAAACAAATCCCACAAGCATAAAAAGGATATTTAAATACCGACGAGAggtaatgaaaatgaaaaatctaGTGTGTAAAAAGAGACATGGCATAAATTTCTACTGTGCTCTTTAAACTGGGGCATGAGCCAGAAGAAGTGAATACTTAATTGGCAGACCCAAAGGGAGGCCTTCTATGTGATGGGAAATCTGCAGCATGTCCGTCACAAGGAATGTCCAGCCAAATGAAAATCagttttttggtttcatcattttcatgaAATTAAGATGAAATTTTAGATAATCAATCAAATTGATGAAAATTATCCTTCAGATACAATCAAATAAACAAATTACCAGTTGAAGATTCTTCAAAAAATCCATTGAATCGATTGGAATCGATCAATTTCTCAATCATTCTAGTCCAAAATTAAAGTTCAATTTTCAGTTCTATCCTAAACCATTGAATTGATCGAAGTAAAGCGTTTTACTTCACAAAACAAATAAAAGTTCTCAA
The nucleotide sequence above comes from Papaver somniferum cultivar HN1 chromosome 8, ASM357369v1, whole genome shotgun sequence. Encoded proteins:
- the LOC113301728 gene encoding phytochrome-interacting ankyrin-repeat protein 2-like isoform X3, with translation MDFLKNLQLRLLDEGMDVNTPAWGAKAQGATPLHLAAQGGHVKVMDELLERGADIDARMKGACGWTPLHIAAKERNREAVTFLIENGAFLPEDINDSRFNPPLHYCPGLDFAYEEAERLRNGNLLSVDIPEIPET
- the LOC113301728 gene encoding phytochrome-interacting ankyrin-repeat protein 1-like isoform X1, whose amino-acid sequence is MEMMLSEPLDRSLRRNLSFRRSFKSAVGRDDRGWTLLHIGARKGDLKEVKRLLDEGMDVNTPAWGAKAQGATPLHLAAQGGHVKVMDELLERGADIDARMKGACGWTPLHIAAKERNREAVTFLIENGAFLPEDINDSRFNPPLHYCPGLDFAYEEAERLRNGNLLSVDIPEIPET
- the LOC113301727 gene encoding mediator of RNA polymerase II transcription subunit 15-like is translated as MEEAANNSNSPAQQQQQQQHQQQLMKMHKQQLLYQHYQQQLQQQNQFSNQNQAISRFPSNIDAHLRPLGSLQQQQQQQQQRSINLQQQQQQQQQIQQQGSNPNPNLNVNVNLQQQQQKVVSRQGQQAELEMAYQDAWRVCHPDIKRPFSSLEDACERLLPYHVVADYEAEEDDRILDSDTTGQMPSRSQQWDHNIASKVSEFTSTFEKQVLAFNIISRKRSLGEFRSEERLMLEQALLQDEKHALLELRAEIESREKASRDAAEAKMRMAAMVQAEHARVEAQTHAEMLARAPMRGSAVGSQADEGSVGHEMSGHEQVGHMDEMIHGWGSTHREDDEPSEDFLNDENEPENGDTGIQDEWREVGEFDLNTR
- the LOC113301728 gene encoding phytochrome-interacting ankyrin-repeat protein 2-like isoform X4 produces the protein MKKRLLDEGMDVNTPAWGAKAQGATPLHLAAQGGHVKVMDELLERGADIDARMKGACGWTPLHIAAKERNREAVTFLIENGAFLPEDINDSRFNPPLHYCPGLDFAYEEAERLRNGNLLSVDIPEIPET